The following coding sequences are from one Candidatus Eisenbacteria bacterium window:
- a CDS encoding tetratricopeptide repeat protein: MTRKLWIVTLSLSIPALLLSCANAHFVGGKNYVNQQVWDKAAAELEIAVEQQPNNAEAWYNLGIARGELGRKSGEEAEFRRAGEAFRRTKELTSKFDAEVDQRVDYFWEDLAARGQEFEAGGRYEDAARRFESALLLKPDHVASYSYLAQLYSRMGDVERAAEKYEAALERQPDNDTTLTNYAKFLEDSGLEERAIPLFEKLLVQRPDDDNLLHHLAGLYWEEGQQEKAIEIYHRMKDPTVLMNRGYDADAAEDHESALRYYEMARDVAEPGSEVYLDAFYNAIVAAYKGQNYTRAIELGEKLVEEQPDDPRNWRILGNSYARARMGEKSLRAFERAQALEGK; the protein is encoded by the coding sequence ATGACTCGGAAGCTATGGATCGTGACGTTGTCGCTGTCGATCCCCGCTCTTCTCCTCTCCTGCGCGAACGCGCACTTCGTCGGCGGGAAGAACTACGTCAACCAGCAGGTCTGGGACAAGGCGGCGGCCGAGCTCGAGATCGCCGTCGAGCAGCAGCCGAACAACGCGGAGGCATGGTACAACCTCGGCATCGCCCGTGGGGAGCTCGGTCGAAAGAGCGGGGAGGAGGCGGAGTTCCGAAGGGCGGGGGAGGCGTTCCGGCGCACGAAGGAGCTCACGAGCAAGTTCGACGCCGAGGTCGACCAGAGGGTGGACTACTTCTGGGAGGACCTCGCCGCGCGCGGGCAGGAGTTCGAGGCGGGCGGGCGCTACGAGGACGCCGCGCGGAGGTTCGAGAGCGCGCTCCTGCTCAAGCCCGATCACGTCGCGAGCTACAGCTACCTCGCGCAGCTCTACTCGCGGATGGGGGACGTGGAACGGGCGGCCGAGAAGTACGAGGCGGCGCTCGAACGCCAGCCGGACAATGACACCACGCTCACGAACTACGCGAAGTTCCTCGAGGACAGCGGTCTCGAGGAGCGCGCCATCCCGCTTTTCGAGAAGCTCCTCGTGCAGCGTCCGGACGACGACAACCTCCTCCATCATCTCGCGGGGCTCTATTGGGAAGAAGGACAACAGGAGAAGGCGATCGAGATCTACCATCGGATGAAGGACCCGACCGTCCTCATGAATCGTGGCTACGACGCGGACGCGGCTGAAGATCACGAGTCCGCTCTCCGATACTATGAGATGGCGAGGGATGTCGCCGAGCCCGGGTCCGAGGTTTACCTCGACGCGTTTTACAACGCTATCGTCGCGGCCTACAAGGGTCAGAACTACACGCGGGCGATCGAGCTCGGGGAGAAGCTGGTCGAAGAGCAGCCGGACGATCCTCGGAACTGGCGGATTCTCGGGAACAGCTACGCCCGCGCCCGGATGGGCGAGAAGTCGCTCCGCGCGTTCGAGCGGGCCCAGGCGCTCGAGGGGAAATGA
- the rho gene encoding transcription termination factor Rho, with protein MDLAELKTKTIPELQSVAQELNLTGLSGLRKQELIFRILGAQTEKNGLIFGQGVLEILPEGYGFLRSPEYNYLPSPDDIYVSPSQIKRFDLRTGDTVSGQVRPPKESERYFALLRVEAINMENPEVARQKTLFDNLTPLYPNERIPLEHDPKEISTRIVDLLSPIGRGQRGLIVSPPKSGKTILLQQIANAMTANAPDIILIVLLIDERPEEVTDMERSVKGEVISSTFDEPAQRHVQVAEMVIEKAKRLVEHGRHVVILLDSITRLARAHNTVVPHSGKILSGGVDSNALQRPKRFFGAARNIENGGSLTIIATALIDTGSRMDEVIFEEFKGTGNMELVLDRKLADRRIFPAIDLNKSGTRKEELLMKPDVLNRVWILRKFLSERNSIEAMEFLVEKIIKTKSNKQFLESMNQ; from the coding sequence GTGGATTTGGCCGAACTGAAAACCAAAACGATTCCGGAGCTGCAGAGCGTCGCGCAGGAGCTGAACCTGACCGGCCTCTCCGGTCTCAGGAAGCAGGAGCTCATCTTCCGAATACTCGGCGCCCAGACCGAGAAGAACGGCCTCATCTTCGGCCAGGGCGTGCTCGAGATCCTGCCCGAAGGGTACGGGTTCCTTCGCTCCCCGGAATACAACTATCTTCCGAGCCCGGACGACATCTACGTTTCTCCTTCACAGATCAAACGTTTCGACCTCCGTACCGGAGACACGGTCTCCGGGCAAGTTCGCCCGCCGAAGGAGAGCGAGCGCTACTTCGCGCTTCTCCGCGTCGAGGCGATCAACATGGAGAACCCGGAGGTCGCGCGGCAGAAGACGCTCTTCGACAACCTGACGCCCCTCTATCCGAACGAGCGGATTCCGCTCGAGCACGACCCGAAGGAGATCTCCACCCGGATCGTCGACCTCCTCTCGCCGATCGGACGCGGCCAGCGAGGCCTCATCGTCTCCCCGCCGAAGAGCGGCAAGACGATCCTCCTGCAGCAGATAGCGAACGCGATGACGGCGAACGCCCCGGACATCATCCTCATCGTGCTTCTCATCGACGAGAGGCCCGAGGAGGTCACCGACATGGAGCGCTCGGTGAAGGGCGAGGTGATCAGCTCGACCTTCGACGAGCCGGCGCAGAGGCACGTGCAGGTGGCCGAGATGGTGATCGAGAAGGCGAAGCGCCTCGTAGAGCACGGGCGCCACGTCGTGATTCTCCTCGATTCGATCACGCGGCTCGCGCGGGCGCACAACACGGTCGTTCCGCACAGCGGCAAGATCCTCTCCGGAGGCGTCGACTCGAACGCCCTCCAGAGGCCGAAGCGCTTCTTCGGCGCGGCCCGGAACATCGAGAACGGCGGGAGCCTCACGATCATCGCGACCGCCCTCATCGATACCGGAAGCCGGATGGACGAGGTGATTTTCGAGGAGTTCAAGGGGACGGGAAACATGGAGCTCGTGCTCGACCGGAAGCTCGCCGACCGGCGGATCTTCCCGGCGATCGATTTGAACAAGTCGGGCACGCGAAAGGAAGAGCTCTTGATGAAGCCGGACGTGCTGAACCGCGTCTGGATTCTGCGGAAGTTCCTCTCTGAGAGGAACTCGATCGAAGCGATGGAGTTCCTCGTCGAGAAGATCATCAAGACGAAATCGAACAAGCAGTTCTTGGAGTCGATGAACCAATAG
- the rpmE gene encoding 50S ribosomal protein L31, which translates to MRQGIHPEYHQTTITCVCGNRIETGSTVKNIRIEICSSCHPFFTGRQKLVDTAGRVERFRRKYKMQEPKEETGK; encoded by the coding sequence ATGAGACAGGGTATTCACCCCGAGTATCACCAAACGACGATCACCTGCGTGTGCGGGAACCGGATCGAAACCGGTTCAACCGTGAAGAACATCCGGATCGAGATCTGCTCGAGCTGCCACCCCTTCTTCACCGGGCGGCAGAAGCTGGTCGACACGGCCGGCCGTGTCGAGCGGTTCCGCCGGAAATACAAGATGCAGGAGCCGAAGGAAGAGACGGGGAAGTAG